One region of Syngnathus scovelli strain Florida chromosome 15, RoL_Ssco_1.2, whole genome shotgun sequence genomic DNA includes:
- the gltpd2b gene encoding glycolipid transfer protein domain-containing protein 2 — MGVKSKAALAILLLLLFLGTLWLHGGLDYHWDACLKGYNQVNEPHQLSNSSASKESEGPQVLEECPGQTFQVSLLLTHLLASPAFTSDVLLQPYLSSWDELVKFMNALGPMVGLISKEIETKTSIIRELALLAEASPEAEVNPDSENTVSPEAGVKTSGAYHSVRSMIWVELKRGLVDFKQQTDSGCRTLLRLHRALLWLKLFLAKLAEIPVAGRLKSPSDLCREAYKVTLANHHTWFVRRAAELAFIAMPERSFFLKLMCVQNQEELSAVLGRVVRAIGVVYDRTQKALEDNDMLDLP, encoded by the exons ATGGGTGTGAAGAGCAAGGCTGCCTTGGCTatcctgctcctgctgctcttcctcggcactctctggctcc ATGGGGGTTTGGATTACCACTGGGATGCTTGTCTAAAAGGTTACAATCAAGTGAATGAG CCACACCAGCTGTCCAACAGCAGCGCCTCCAAAGAGTCCGAGGGCCCCCAAGTCCTGGAGGAGTGCCCCGGACAGACCTTCCAGGTGTCCCTACTACTCACCCACCTGCTGGCGTCGCCGGCCTTCACCTCTGACGTGCTGCTGCAGCCTTATCTCTCCAGCTGGGATGAGCTTGtgaa GTTTATGAATGCTTTAGGCCCCATGGTTGGCCTGATATCTAAAGAGATAGAAACCAAAACCTCGATTATCCGGGAACTGGCTCTACTCGCCGAGGCCAGCCCCGAAGCAGAGGTGAACCCGGATTCTGAAAACACAGTGAGCCCGGAGGCCGGAGTGAAGACTTCTGGTGCTTACCACTCAGTGCGATCCATGATCTGGGTGGAGTTGAAACGAGGTTTAGTGGATTTCAAGCAGCAGACGGACTCTGGATGCCGGACTCTTCTGCGACTGCACCGAGCTCTGCTTTGGCTCAAGCTGTTTCTTGCCAAGCTGGCTGAGATCCCCGTGGCGGGCCGGCTGAAGAGCCCATCGGACCTGTGCCGCGAGGCCTACAAGGTCACCCTGGCCAACCACCACACCTGGTTTGTGCGTAGGGCGGCCGAGCTGGCCTTCATCGCCATGCCCGAGAGGAGCTTCTTCTTAAAGCTCATGTGTGTGCAGAACCAGGAGGAGCTAAGCGCAGTTCTGGGACGGGTGGTCCGGGCCATCGGAGTGGTCTATGACAGGACCCAGAAAGCTTTGGAGGACAATGACATGCTGGATTtgccataa